One genomic region from Amblyraja radiata isolate CabotCenter1 chromosome 47, sAmbRad1.1.pri, whole genome shotgun sequence encodes:
- the rfx5 gene encoding DNA-binding protein RFX5, which yields MEVIEVHLQEADRGRLSPSDSETVDTEPSTLLHKLKSGINKNVQIKVENVLQEVKGFSDSEKLYFYLQLPSGPSHGEKSSTNVSASDQYPTSTADQMHACNWIRNHLEEHPDTCLPKQHVYESYKRYCDNLSYRLLSAANFGKIMRDVFPNFKARRLGGRGQSKYCYGGIRRKTVVSMPSLPSLDLKLPDPSELKEVDKSQQNETLMTAAISLICEWAQRVLMRQFDTVIDLARFLVMEHLISPRTKNATMVMEELMTENMLKGEKDPKHRQQSKNAGKNVEERTQDSQTETSKGTVPRSPSGKDVSPSAVRVKQPTVVDVDSVINRFAPIRPKALAKKLVAISAAGVIARSALPLRLGAIPLSPGPGGGAGMVPLLKKVTVILPSVSASPVRLPALPAEVPPPAVIVAAAATGPKGVKFPPGPPQALPRKRHACRPLLPPLGAEHLSKKRRGRPRKASPHTGKSGPAPSRQQTPGAILLPDIAPAPRLPPAGTVAAAVPPTPQAGARVLPPPPPPPPPPVPPSLGQPRTNTGAAGSVVRKSSVIRSLPGLAGRDSKYRVASAQDPRQPQTTTPRPTSSGLP from the exons ATGGAGGTGATAGAGGTCCACCTGCAAGAAGCAGACCGAGGAAGGCTAAGCCCATCAGACTCGGAGACCGTGGATACTGAGCCAAGCACTCTGCTGCACAAGTTAAAGAGTGGTATCAA CAAAAATGTCCAGATAAAAGTGGAAAATGTTCTG CAAGAAGTCAAAGGATTTTCCGATTCTGAGAAGCTTTATTTCTACCTTCAACTTCCTTCAGGACCGAGCCATGGAGAGAAAAG CAGCACCAACGTCAGTGCCAGTGACCAGTACCCCACAAGCACCGCCGACCAAATGCATGCTTGCAACTGGATAAGGAACCATCTTGAGGAGCATCCAGACACCTGTCTGCCAAAGCAACATGTCTACGAATCTTACAA GCGCTACTGTGATAATCTATCCTACCGGCTCCTGAGTGCAGCCAACTTTGGCAAAATCATGCGCGATGTCTTTCCTAACTTCAAGGCTCGACGACTGGGAGGGCGAGGCCAGTCTAA GTACTGTTATGGTGGCATAAGAAGAAAGACTGTGGTTAGTATGCCTTCTCTTCCAAGCCTGGATTTGAAACTCCCAGATCCA TCCGAGTTGAAGGAAGTCGACAAGTCGCAGCAGAACGAGACGCTGATGACTGCGGCCATCAGCCTGATCTGTGAGTGGGCGCAGCGGGTGCTGATGAGGCAGTTTGACACGGTGATAGACCTGGCCCGCTTCCTGGTGATGGAGCACCTCATCAGCCCCAGAACCAAGAACGCCACgatggtgatggaggaactgatgaCCG AAAACATGCTGAAAGGGGAGAAAGACCCGAAGCATCGACAGCAGTCCAAGAACGCGGGGAAGAACGTTGAGGAGAGGACGCAAGACTCGCAG ACGGAGACGTCGAAAGGGACGGTGCCGCGCTCCCCGAGCGGGAAAGACGTGTCGCCATCAGCCGTGCGAGTGAAGCAGCCCACCGTGGTCGATGTTGACAGCGTGATAAACCGCTTCGCCCCCATCCGGCCCAAGGCGCTGGCCAAGAAGCTGGTGGCCATCTCTGCCGCCGGTGTGATCGCCCGCTCGGCCTTGCCCCTCCGGTTGGGCGCCATCCCCCTGTCCCCGGGGCCCGGCGGCGGCGCGGGCATGGTGCCGCTGCTGAAGAAGGTCACCGTCATCCTGCCGAGCGTGTCCGCCAGCCCGGTGAGGCTGCCGGCTCTGCCCGCCGAGGTGCCGCCTCCCGCCGTCAtcgtcgccgccgccgccacggGGCCCAAGGGCGTCAAGTTCCCGCCCGGACCGCCGCAAGCCTTGCCGCGCAAACGGCACGCCTGccgtccgctgctgccgccgctcggCGCCGAGCATCTCTccaagaagaggagggggaggccgCGGAAGGCCTCGCCGCACACGGGCAAGAGCGGGCCGGCCCCCAGCAGGCAACAGACCCCGGGGGCCATCTTGCTGCCGGACATCGCCCCGGCCCCCCGGCTGCCGCCAGCAGGAACGGTCGCCGCCGCTGTTCCCCCGACACCTCAGGCAGGAGCccgtgttcttccccctccccctccccctccccctcctcctgtccCCCCCTCGCTCGGCCAGCCCAGGACTAACACCGGGGCTGCCGGCTCGGTGGTCCGCAAGTCCTCGGTGATCAGGTCGCTGCCCGGCCTGGCAGGGCGGGACTCAAAGTACCGGGTCGCCAGCGCACAGGACCCCCGCCAACCGCAGACCACGACACCTCGGCCCACTTCATCCGGGCTGCCTTAA